TCAAAAATAAATTTATAATTTACAAATATATGATTTATTTGTTATTTACAACATAAGATAATATGTAAGTCATAATAATTCTGACATAAATCATAAAAAAACACCGCTATTACTAGAATAACGGTGTTTTTTCAATATTATTATTCACCTTAGCTTACTAAAATATCTCCTGTCATTACTGCAGGAATTTCAATGCCCATTGTGTGTAAAATAGTTGGAGCCATATCTCCTAACTTCCCGGGTTTTAAATTCCAGTTTTTATCTTTATCCATCACAATTAAAGGAACCAAGTTGGTTGAATGCTGTGTGTTTGGAGAACCATCCGGATTCATCATTACATCAGAATTACCATGGTCTGCTAAAATGAAAACGGCATAACCGTGCTCGTAAGCCATTGTCGCTACTTTCTCAATGCATTTATCTACGGTTTCGGCAGCTTTTACAGCCGCTTCAAAAACTCCTGTATGACCTACCATATCAGTATTTGCAAAATTTAAACAAATAAAATCTGCAGTTTCATTTTCCAATTCCGGTAAAATAGAATTTGTGATTTCATACGCAGACATTTCAGGCTTCAAATCGTACGTAGGAACGTCTTTCGGACTTGGGCAAAGCAATCTTTTCTCTCCATGGAATACCTCTTCACGACCGCCAGAAAAGAAAAAGGTGACGTGTGGATATTTTTCAGTTTCTGCAATTCTAATCTGGGTTTTTCCGTTTCTTTCTAAAACTTCTCCCATCGTATCTTTTAAAACTTCTTCATCAAAAACCACATTTACATTCTCGTATGTTTTATCATAATTAGTCAATGTAACATAATGTAAATCTAGTTTTCGCATAAAATAGTCGGGCATATCGTGCTGACAAAGTACCTCTGTAATCTCGCGACCTCTGTCTGTACGGAAATTGAAGCAAATCACGACATCATTATCAACGATTTTCCCTACAGGAACAACGTTTCCAATCTGAGTTTCTTTCACCAAAATAATAGGCTTAATAAACTCATCAGTGATATTTTCATCATAAGAAGCTTTTATGGCAGCCAATGCGTTTGTCGTTTGCAAACCTACACCTTCAACCATTGCGTCATAAGCCAATTTTACACGCTCCCATCTCCTATCACGATCCATTGCATAATATCTACCCGTAACCGATGCAAGATGCCCTGTAGTTTGCGCCATATGATTTTGAAGCTCTTCAATAAAACCCAATCCTGAAAGCGGGTCGCAATCTCTACCGTCAGTAAATGCGTGAACGTAAACGTTTTCATTTAAACCAAAATCTTTTGCTGCGGATAAAAGTCCTTTTAAATGATTGATATGTGAGTGTACTCCCCCATTGGAAACCAAGCCAATAAAGTGTACATTTTTATTTTCTCTTTTAGCGTAAGCAAAAGCCTCCTGAATTACTTTCTCCTGTCCTAAAGTTCCATTTTCCACAGCCATATTAAGCTTTACCAAATTTTGGTACACTACTCTCCCTGCTCCCAAATTCATGTGTCCTACTTCAGAATTCCCCATCTGACCAAGGGGTAGCCCTACTGCCAAACCGCTTGCTTCTAAAGTTGTATGTGGAAATCTGTGGTAACAACTATCTATAAATGGTGTATTTGCTTGCGCTAAAGCCGAAACTTCAGGATTTGTTCCCAAACCCCAACCGTCAAGTATTGCTAATATTGCTTTTTTAGACATTTTAATTTGATTTTTAAACAAACAAATTTATTGATTTTAAAGTGAATTGAAGAATTTTCAATGTTTAAATTTTAAAGCTGTTTAAACTAATTTTTGCTTAACCGCAAAAGAGACAAAAGAAATTTGAAATGTATATTATTTAGATATTCAAAGCTCTCAAAAGAATAAAAATCAAAGATTCTTTGAACTTATGTGTTCTTTTTTCATTTTAAAAATAAGCTTTAATAAAAATATCTAAATGTTTTGTGTTCTTTGTGGTTAAATAAAAAGTTTAAACAAGTTTTCTGCTTAAGAATCGTGATTTCAAATTAGAATTACTAAAATATTATTTACGATTAAAATTAAATTATCTTGAATTATAAATATTATTTTTAATTTTGTTTTATGGATTTTAGAGACCAATTAAAAAACCTTTTTCCTGAACACGAAGAGCAGGATTTTCAAATGCCCGAAGAAGAATTTAAGCAGAAAGAACCTTTGGTATGCAAATTTGAAAAAAAAGGACGAAACGGAAAACCTGTCACCATCGTTGAAGGTTGGGAAGGTAGTGAAGATGATTTGAAGAAGATTTCAAAAAAAATAAAAACAACATTAGGAATTGGTGGTTCTGAAAAAGACGGAAATATTATTATTCAAGGGGATAACCGTGATAAAATTATGGCGATTCTAAAAGATATGGGTTATAAAACCAAAAGAGTTGGTGGATAAATGACATTTAGGTCATAGGTTGCAGGTGATAGAATAAATTCAAAGCTTTACAACTGAAAAGGAGGCATAAATATTATCCGGAAATTATTTTCAACATTTCATAAATAAAAAAATTGCCATCGACAAAGAACATGACGACAGCAACAGAGAAAGTGTAATTATTAAAAACACAAATCTAAGATTTCAATATTAAGAGAGTTTTAATCTTAAATTAAATAAAGATTATCTTTTGATTGATTTATCTTTATTAAAACAAAATTCTTATCTTCACCTTCCTTTTTTAATAAAATAATTATGCTAAATAAACTTGCAGCTTCAGAATTGATTCTGAATGAAGACGGAAGTGTATATCACCTTAATCTATTACCGGAAGATATCGCCACTAAAATAATTTTGGTGGGCGACCCAGACAGGGTTCCAAAAGTTTCAAAATACTTTGATAAAATTGAAGTTAAAAAAAATAAAAGAGAGTTTTACACTCATACAGGAACTTTACGTGGCGAAAGAATTTCTGTAATGTCAACAGGAATCGGTACCGAAAATATCGATATCGTGATGAATGAGCTGGATGCTTTGGTGAATATTGATTTGAAACAGAAAGAATTTAAATCTGAACATCAATCATTAGAACTATTCAGAATGGGAACTTGTGGGAGTGTAAATCCTGATGTACAGGTAGATAATATGCTGGTTACTCAAAATGTGGTAGGTCTTGACGGCTTGATGCATTTTTATCAAGATTATCATTTTGAAAATGAGTTTTCTAAGAATTTCTTCGAAAAATTCCCTTACGAAAAGATAAAGCCAATGCTTTATTTCTCTGAATGGTCTGAAGAATTGGGAGAATTGTATAAAGATGCAAAGTATCACGGAAATACTGCTACTTTCCCAGGTTTTTATGCTCCGCAAGGAAGACAGCTTCGTTTAAAAGCTTTAGATGAAAAGTTTTTGGAAAACTTAAACGATTTAGGAATTACCAATTTTGAAATGGAAACTTCAGCCATTTATGCTTTTTCAAAATTATTAGGGCACAAAGCAATTACGGTAAATAATGTAATTGCCAACAGAAGACGTGGTGAGTTTTCATCAGACCATCATGCTTCTGAAAAGAATTTGATAGAATGGGTTCTCGACAGAATCATAAAATAACACAGAAAAGGATTTCATGAATTTGAAATCCTTTTTTATTTATAATCATAAACATCTTGTTTTTTAAAAGATGTTTTTCAAACATTATGAAAAATTTAACAGCATGATTTGTTTTTGGGAATAGTTCTTGTTTAATCTATAAGTATAACACTTAAATATTAACATAATGGAAAATCAGGATTACAACAAAGCCGAAAAAGCAGTAAATAACACAGAGAATTCTCTAAAAAATGCAGCATCTGATGCTAAGTGGAAAATAAGTGATTTGGCAGATAAAGCCAGAGACTATATCAATGAGAAAAGAAATAATGATGAAGAAGCAAAACATGAAGATTGGCTAGACCGGGTAAAAGCTAATGCTGCTGATGCATGGGAAGATATTAAAGATGGGGCCAATGAAGCTTGGGAGAAAACTAAAGATGCTGCAGAAGATGTAAAAGCAGAATGGAACAAAAAAACAAACTAAATTTATTAGTCTTTTATATATTATCAAAGAAAAACGAAGTCTTTTTAGGAAGGCTTCGTTTTTTATTATGTTCTAAACACAAATTATTGCTACATTTGTGAATTAATAAACATTAAAAAATTATGTCATACGGTTTACTTAAAGGCAAGAAGGGAATTATTTTTGGAGCCCTTAATGAACAATCTATCGCATGGAAAGTTGCTGAAAGATGCCACGAAGAAGGCGCAGAGTTTATCCTGTCAAACGCTCCTATCGCTCTTAGAATGGGAGAATTAAACGATTTAGCAGAAAAAACAGGTTCTGAGGTAATCGGTGCAGATGCAACTTCTATTGAAGACCTTGAAAAGCTTTTTGATGCTGCTGTTGCAAAATTTGGTAAAATCGACTTTATTCTTCACTCAATTGGTATGTCTATCAACGTGAGAAAAGGAAAGCATTATACAGAAATGAACTACGATTGGTTGGAGAAAGGTTGGGATATCTCAGCGGTTTCTTTCCACAAAGTAATGAGAGTAGCTTACGAAAAAAACTGTATGAACGAATGGGGAAGTATTTTAGCATTGACTTATATCGCTGCTCAAAGAACGTTCCCAGATTACAACGATATGTCTGATAACAAAGCATATTTGGAAAGTATTGCAAGAACTTTCGGAAACTATTGGGGTGAAAGAAAAGTACGTGTAAACACGGTTTCTCAGTCTCCTACTCCTACTACTGCAGGAAGTGGTGTGAAAGGTTTCGGAGGTTTCTTAGGATATGCTGAAGATATGTCTCCTCTTGGTAACGCGACGGCTCTAGAATGTGCAGATTATTGCGTAACTCTTTTCTCTGATTTAACCAAGAAAGTAACGATGCAGAATCTTTTCCATGATGGAGGTTTCAGCAGTTCTGGAGTTACTCAGAAAGTAATCAGCAAATATGATGTTGAATAAGTGAAATTTTCACTCTAAATAATTAAATCCGAAACATTTTGTTTCGGATTTTTTTTTGGAAAGTTTATTTGAAAATTTTAACGCAAAGTTTTTATTTTGAATACGGTTGATTTTAAGGGGCAAAGATTTGCGACAAGTCGCTTATGAAGCTCGCTCCTGAAATATTTACGTTTTTAAAAAAAACTAAAATTTAATTTTATTAATAACAAAGTCCGCAAAAAATATTTGCGGACTTTATTTATCATTTTAAGGATTGAAAATATTCTTTAATTAGTAAAGAAGACAATCTTAATGCAATTAAATCTTAATTTAAAAAACATAGGTTGCCACAGAATTTCCAGTCAATGTAGCCGGAGCTGTTTTTTGATTGTATTTAATATTAAAATTTTCATCCGTTTTACTATAATTCTGAACAATCAAAACTGTTTTTCCTGCCGGGGTTTTAAAAGCAACGGTAGATAAGTTTTCAGTTTGTGTAGAGGCGATTCTCTGAGAATTTGCCGGAACAAATTTTGAAGCATGAGCAATAATATAATATGCAACATTTCTGGTGAAATTTTCGCTGTCTGAAACCGTAATCGCTCCTTTACATTCTGTACATCCTCCCGGAGTATGTGGTTTATATTGAGGGTCATTCGCAAGATTCCATTCTAAAGCAATTTTACTCCAGTTTCTCATGGATCCAATGACAACGTTTTTGGTATGCCAATTTAAATCTTCATTGAAAGTCCCTTTTGCACCTGTCCATTGCTCTGTAAAATAAAGGTTTTTATTGGGGTGAGCATCGTGAACGGTACTTAAAGCTGAAATATCCCCTTCATACAAATGAAAAGCAGAGCCATCAATGTATTGATTAGCTTCCGCATCATTTAAAATATTGATAGCATACTCCGGCTTGTTGCAATTGTGATCGTAAACAACAATCTTCGTTTTAATATTGTTAGATTTAAAAATCGGCCCTAAACTTTGCTTAATAAAATCTCTCTGTTGATCTGAAACCATTAGCAAACTTGGGTTATTTCCGGGATGTAAAGGTTCATTTTGAGGAGTAACAGCATCAATCGTAATACCTTCTTTCTGCATTCCCTGAATATATTTTACAAAATACTTTGCATATACGTCGTAATATTCAGTTTTTAAACTTCCACCAATTGATTTACCATTATCTTTCATCCAAACCGGCGGCGACCAAGGTGCAGCAATGATTTTAATTTTAGGATTAATGGCTAAAATTTCTTTTAACATAGAAATCAAATCCTTGTCTCTTTCCAAACTGAATTTAGAAAGAGAAGGGTCGGTTTGACCTTCCGGTAAATCATCATACGAAAAAACTTCCCCATCTAAATCGGACGCACCAATGCTTAATCTTAAATAACTAATGGAAATTGAGTTTTTATCATTTCCAAAAAGTTCGTTTAATAAAGCTTTTCTTTTAGAAGGTGAAAGTCTATTGATTACTTCTACGCTTCCACCCGTTAATGTATACCCAAAACCATCAATATATTGAAATTTCTGAGTGTCGTCAATTTCAATATTCTGAAAATTATTAGAAATATTTACAAAAGCTAATGTATTTTGCTGTTGCAATTTTACGCTTTCATCGCCTTTGGTCATCCAAATTTGAACTTTTTTATCTGTATTTGCTACAGATTTACACGATGATAAAGGTAAGAGTACCACACCGCTAAATAGCAGTGCAGTACTCTTTAAAAAGAAACTATATGATTTTTTATTTAACATATTTAATATCCAGGATTTTGAGTTAAATTCGGGTTATTATCCAATTGAGTCTGTGGAATAGGCCAAAATAGTCTGTTTTGATTTAAATTATTGACATAAGGCAGAAGATTTCCATTGGCATCTCTTTGTTGTGAAAGTATAGAAATTGCTTTTCCTGTTCTTTTCAAATCAAACCAACGGTGACCTTCAAATGCCAATTCTAATTTTCTTTCTTTAAGAATTTTATTAATCCCATCATCTGTACTGGTAATGGTAACCGGAGCTAAACTTGAGCTTGCTCTTCCTCTCACTTGATTAACCAACGTTGCAGCATCTGCAAAATTCCCTTGACGAACTAAAGCTTCAGCTCTAATTAAAAGCAAATCAGCATACCTCATTACATAGAAATTCTGATGTCCTGTGGTAATTCTCATTTTATACATGAAAGGAAAACTTGCGCTCGGCCAAAAGTTATCTGACCAACCAACTGCAGTAGGAGAAACCCAAATGCTCGAATTTTTTCTTACATTATCGTTTTCAGTATTGAACGTATTTACGATGTCATAAGAAGGCGTATTAAATTTCTTCCAATCTGTTCCGTAAAACATCGATGATCCCCATGCCCAAAGATTTCCTGCGTTTCCGTTAGATTCAAAAATAGATTCTGCGTTGGCTTCATGACTTCCGTCAAAAAGTTGGTCATAAACGGGAAGTAATGAATAACCTTGTCCCATTAACTGAGTTGTATAGTCAATTACTTTTGTATAATCAGGATTAGGTTTTGTTGCATACACTTTTGCCAATAAAGATAAAGCTAAACCTCTTGTTGCTCTGTATTTATTTGAACTTGCCGGTGCGTTAGCTAAAGCACCTTCCAAATCTGCGATAATTTGAGCATATACTTCGTTTACAGGTTTTCTTGTTGGATATACTTGGTCATATACTTCTTCGAAATTTTCATCATTTACCCCAATTACAGCTTTTGTTACCAGAGGGAAATCCCCCCAAAGTTGTACACCTTGGAAATTATACATTGCTCGCATAATCGCCGCTTCAGCTTTCATTTCTGATTTTCTTGCACTTGTAAGAGAAGGATCAGGAACATTATCTATATAATTTAAAACTTTGTTACAGTTGTTAATAAAAGTAAATAAGTAGTTCCAATCTCTGTTAACGTTTGAGTTGGTAGCAATAATTCTGTATTCATCAATTTGGAAATTTTGAATATTATCACTTCCAGCATGAGCAATTTCAGTTTGTGCATCTCCGTTAAAAAAATAATCTA
The sequence above is a segment of the Chryseobacterium turcicum genome. Coding sequences within it:
- a CDS encoding enoyl-ACP reductase FabI, with translation MSYGLLKGKKGIIFGALNEQSIAWKVAERCHEEGAEFILSNAPIALRMGELNDLAEKTGSEVIGADATSIEDLEKLFDAAVAKFGKIDFILHSIGMSINVRKGKHYTEMNYDWLEKGWDISAVSFHKVMRVAYEKNCMNEWGSILALTYIAAQRTFPDYNDMSDNKAYLESIARTFGNYWGERKVRVNTVSQSPTPTTAGSGVKGFGGFLGYAEDMSPLGNATALECADYCVTLFSDLTKKVTMQNLFHDGGFSSSGVTQKVISKYDVE
- a CDS encoding glycoside hydrolase family 30 protein; the encoded protein is MLNKKSYSFFLKSTALLFSGVVLLPLSSCKSVANTDKKVQIWMTKGDESVKLQQQNTLAFVNISNNFQNIEIDDTQKFQYIDGFGYTLTGGSVEVINRLSPSKRKALLNELFGNDKNSISISYLRLSIGASDLDGEVFSYDDLPEGQTDPSLSKFSLERDKDLISMLKEILAINPKIKIIAAPWSPPVWMKDNGKSIGGSLKTEYYDVYAKYFVKYIQGMQKEGITIDAVTPQNEPLHPGNNPSLLMVSDQQRDFIKQSLGPIFKSNNIKTKIVVYDHNCNKPEYAINILNDAEANQYIDGSAFHLYEGDISALSTVHDAHPNKNLYFTEQWTGAKGTFNEDLNWHTKNVVIGSMRNWSKIALEWNLANDPQYKPHTPGGCTECKGAITVSDSENFTRNVAYYIIAHASKFVPANSQRIASTQTENLSTVAFKTPAGKTVLIVQNYSKTDENFNIKYNQKTAPATLTGNSVATYVF
- the gpmI gene encoding 2,3-bisphosphoglycerate-independent phosphoglycerate mutase — protein: MSKKAILAILDGWGLGTNPEVSALAQANTPFIDSCYHRFPHTTLEASGLAVGLPLGQMGNSEVGHMNLGAGRVVYQNLVKLNMAVENGTLGQEKVIQEAFAYAKRENKNVHFIGLVSNGGVHSHINHLKGLLSAAKDFGLNENVYVHAFTDGRDCDPLSGLGFIEELQNHMAQTTGHLASVTGRYYAMDRDRRWERVKLAYDAMVEGVGLQTTNALAAIKASYDENITDEFIKPIILVKETQIGNVVPVGKIVDNDVVICFNFRTDRGREITEVLCQHDMPDYFMRKLDLHYVTLTNYDKTYENVNVVFDEEVLKDTMGEVLERNGKTQIRIAETEKYPHVTFFFSGGREEVFHGEKRLLCPSPKDVPTYDLKPEMSAYEITNSILPELENETADFICLNFANTDMVGHTGVFEAAVKAAETVDKCIEKVATMAYEHGYAVFILADHGNSDVMMNPDGSPNTQHSTNLVPLIVMDKDKNWNLKPGKLGDMAPTILHTMGIEIPAVMTGDILVS
- a CDS encoding RagB/SusD family nutrient uptake outer membrane protein, yielding MKFNKTIYYFLLGTTLTIGTTSCSDYLDTEPLTDRAIPLSDTPYKTAAEGESLMSTIYADLGNEYWQLDYFFNGDAQTEIAHAGSDNIQNFQIDEYRIIATNSNVNRDWNYLFTFINNCNKVLNYIDNVPDPSLTSARKSEMKAEAAIMRAMYNFQGVQLWGDFPLVTKAVIGVNDENFEEVYDQVYPTRKPVNEVYAQIIADLEGALANAPASSNKYRATRGLALSLLAKVYATKPNPDYTKVIDYTTQLMGQGYSLLPVYDQLFDGSHEANAESIFESNGNAGNLWAWGSSMFYGTDWKKFNTPSYDIVNTFNTENDNVRKNSSIWVSPTAVGWSDNFWPSASFPFMYKMRITTGHQNFYVMRYADLLLIRAEALVRQGNFADAATLVNQVRGRASSSLAPVTITSTDDGINKILKERKLELAFEGHRWFDLKRTGKAISILSQQRDANGNLLPYVNNLNQNRLFWPIPQTQLDNNPNLTQNPGY
- a CDS encoding translation initiation factor; translation: MDFRDQLKNLFPEHEEQDFQMPEEEFKQKEPLVCKFEKKGRNGKPVTIVEGWEGSEDDLKKISKKIKTTLGIGGSEKDGNIIIQGDNRDKIMAILKDMGYKTKRVGG
- a CDS encoding nucleoside phosphorylase, with the protein product MLNKLAASELILNEDGSVYHLNLLPEDIATKIILVGDPDRVPKVSKYFDKIEVKKNKREFYTHTGTLRGERISVMSTGIGTENIDIVMNELDALVNIDLKQKEFKSEHQSLELFRMGTCGSVNPDVQVDNMLVTQNVVGLDGLMHFYQDYHFENEFSKNFFEKFPYEKIKPMLYFSEWSEELGELYKDAKYHGNTATFPGFYAPQGRQLRLKALDEKFLENLNDLGITNFEMETSAIYAFSKLLGHKAITVNNVIANRRRGEFSSDHHASEKNLIEWVLDRIIK